The Polaribacter tangerinus genome has a segment encoding these proteins:
- a CDS encoding YHS domain-containing (seleno)protein, producing the protein MKQLLFLLFFCNISLVGQEYNLEKGFIANGYDVVSYFTDGKPKEGNNSFLTSYNGVKLKFSSEKNLKLFKENPKKYFPQCGGFCAYAIATRSERKEINPTTFEIRDGKLYLFYNKWFFNKLESWLDEKPDLLKIKATEN; encoded by the coding sequence ATGAAACAGTTACTTTTTTTGCTATTTTTCTGTAACATATCTTTGGTTGGGCAAGAGTATAATTTAGAAAAAGGCTTTATAGCAAATGGCTATGATGTAGTTTCTTATTTTACTGATGGTAAGCCTAAAGAGGGAAACAATTCGTTTTTAACAAGTTATAACGGTGTAAAATTAAAATTTTCATCAGAAAAAAATTTAAAGCTTTTTAAAGAAAACCCCAAAAAATATTTTCCACAGTGTGGTGGGTTTTGTGCATATGCGATTGCCACTCGCAGCGAACGAAAAGAAATAAACCCAACTACTTTTGAGATAAGAGATGGTAAATTGTATTTATTTTATAACAAATGGTTTTTTAACAAGCTAGAAAGTTGGTTAGATGAAAAGCCAGATTTATTAAAAATAAAAGCAACTGAAAACTGA
- a CDS encoding acyl transferase yields MRDEIFTISNEYEFKNKALATFKHQFNTNKVYRSFCDLLYVHPSDVTQLSEIPFLPIQFFKSRQIVSSKDEVQEIFTSSGTTSSITSKHFVTDIQLYRDSYLKGFTHFYGNIEEYIVLALLPNYLERKGSSLVFMVDDLIRKSKNEESGFYLNNYKELATKLLAFEKLGKKILLIGVSFALLDLIELQKFQLKNTIVMETGGMKGRRKELVRQELHDILKSGFGVEKIHSEYGMTELLSQAYSKGNGIFTTPPWMKVLTRDTEDALTINSFGKNGGINIIDLANYNSCSFIATQDLGKVYNDGSFEVIGRFDASDIRGCNLMVL; encoded by the coding sequence ATGAGAGACGAAATATTTACTATTAGCAACGAATACGAGTTTAAAAATAAGGCTTTAGCAACTTTTAAACATCAATTTAATACCAATAAGGTGTATCGTTCTTTTTGTGATTTGTTATATGTACACCCTTCAGACGTTACCCAGCTTTCTGAAATTCCTTTTTTACCAATTCAGTTTTTTAAGTCTCGACAAATTGTATCTTCTAAAGACGAAGTACAAGAAATTTTTACAAGTTCGGGAACAACTAGTTCAATTACAAGTAAACATTTTGTTACAGATATTCAACTTTATAGAGATAGTTATTTAAAAGGATTTACCCATTTTTATGGAAATATAGAAGAGTATATAGTATTGGCATTGTTGCCAAATTATTTAGAAAGAAAAGGCTCTTCTTTAGTATTTATGGTGGATGATTTAATTCGAAAATCTAAAAATGAAGAAAGCGGATTTTATTTAAATAACTACAAAGAATTAGCTACAAAGTTATTAGCATTTGAAAAATTGGGAAAGAAAATACTTTTAATAGGAGTTTCTTTTGCCTTATTAGACTTAATAGAACTCCAAAAATTTCAGTTAAAAAACACCATAGTTATGGAAACTGGAGGCATGAAAGGGAGAAGAAAAGAGTTGGTTAGACAAGAATTACATGATATTTTAAAAAGCGGATTTGGTGTAGAAAAAATTCATTCAGAATACGGAATGACAGAGTTATTAAGTCAGGCTTATTCTAAAGGAAACGGTATTTTTACAACACCACCATGGATGAAAGTTTTAACAAGAGATACCGAAGATGCTCTTACTATAAATAGTTTTGGTAAAAATGGCGGAATTAATATTATAGATTTAGCAAATTATAATTCCTGCTCTTTTATAGCAACTCAAGACTTAGGCAAAGTATATAATGATGGCTCTTTTGAAGTGATAGGGCGTTTTGATGCCTCAGATATTAGAGGCTGTAATTTGATGGTTTTGTAA
- a CDS encoding isoaspartyl peptidase/L-asparaginase family protein, translated as MKKLLIIISILWVSVACTSQADKQNKAITKSINEFAIIIHGGAGTILKKNMSAEKEAAYKEKLTEAIKTGYEILKNGGTSTAAVMKTIQVMEESPLFNAGKGAVFTHDETNELDASFMDGKTLNAGAVAGVKDVKSPIELAIKVMTDSDHVMLSGDGASTFAKEKGLEIVDPSYFFTENRFKTLQRIKHKQQTALDHDAKKVAFYDADIKNAKFGTVGCVALDKNGNIAAGTSTGGMTNKRWGRIGDAPIIGSGTYANNKTCGVSSTGWGEYFIRSQVAYDISAQMEYQQKTLKDATQNVIQEKLTKLGGTGGVVALDKNGHMSFEFNTAGMYRASMDDKGNLVVKIYKE; from the coding sequence ATGAAAAAACTACTTATAATTATTTCAATTTTGTGGGTTTCGGTTGCTTGTACCTCTCAAGCAGACAAGCAAAATAAGGCAATTACAAAATCAATAAATGAGTTTGCTATTATTATTCATGGAGGAGCAGGAACTATTTTGAAGAAAAATATGTCGGCAGAAAAAGAGGCTGCCTATAAAGAAAAATTAACCGAAGCAATAAAAACAGGATATGAAATTTTAAAAAATGGAGGAACTAGCACTGCAGCTGTTATGAAAACAATTCAGGTAATGGAAGAGTCTCCATTATTTAATGCAGGTAAAGGAGCCGTTTTTACACACGACGAGACCAATGAGCTAGATGCATCATTTATGGATGGGAAAACGTTAAATGCTGGTGCTGTAGCAGGAGTAAAAGATGTAAAAAGTCCTATTGAATTAGCTATAAAAGTTATGACAGATTCAGATCATGTAATGCTTTCTGGTGATGGTGCTTCTACTTTTGCAAAAGAAAAGGGCTTAGAAATAGTAGATCCAAGTTATTTTTTCACAGAAAATAGATTTAAAACTTTGCAAAGAATTAAGCATAAGCAACAAACAGCCTTAGATCACGATGCAAAAAAAGTAGCTTTTTATGATGCAGATATTAAAAATGCTAAGTTTGGTACTGTAGGTTGCGTTGCATTAGATAAAAATGGAAATATTGCTGCGGGTACTTCTACCGGAGGAATGACAAATAAACGATGGGGAAGAATTGGAGATGCTCCCATTATTGGTTCAGGAACTTATGCAAACAATAAAACTTGCGGAGTTTCATCTACTGGCTGGGGAGAATATTTTATTAGAAGTCAGGTGGCTTATGATATTTCTGCACAAATGGAGTATCAACAAAAAACCTTAAAAGATGCTACACAAAATGTAATTCAAGAAAAATTAACAAAGTTAGGAGGCACAGGAGGTGTTGTGGCTTTAGATAAAAACGGACATATGAGTTTCGAGTTTAACACAGCCGGAATGTACCGAGCTTCAATGGATGATAAAGGAAATTTAGTGGTTAAAATTTACAAAGAATAA
- a CDS encoding aldehyde dehydrogenase family protein, whose translation MTNFGITETLAELGLKEINNGTSTGSNHFSNGEIIESYSPVDGKLIGKVKTTTKQDYEKVINAATKAFLYFREMPAPQRGEIVRQFGNKLRQKKEALGKLVSYEMGKSYQEGLGEVQEMIDICDFAVGLSRQLNGQTIPSERPGHVMREQWHPVGIVGIISAFNFPVAVWAWNTALAWICGDVCIWKGSEKAPLCTVACQQIIAQVLKENNLPEGISCIINGDYKVGEMMTEDIRIPLISATGSTKMGRIVGAKVAQRFGKSLLELGGNNAIIITPTADLKVVVPGAVFGAVGTCGQRCTSTRRLIIHESVYDKVKDAIVGAYQQIKIGNPLDENNHVGPLIDKDAVNTYLNAIEKAKKEGGNVLVEGGVLKGKGYESGCYVKPAIIEAENHFEIVQHETFAPILYLMKYTGSIENAIEKQNGVAQGLSSAIMTNEMKEAEKFLSYAGSDCGIANVNIGTSGAEIGGAFGGEKETGGGRESGSDAWKVYMRRQTNTINYSDELPLAQGIKFNL comes from the coding sequence ATGACAAATTTTGGAATAACAGAAACCTTAGCCGAACTAGGTTTAAAGGAAATAAATAATGGAACCTCTACAGGTTCTAATCACTTTTCTAACGGAGAAATTATAGAAAGTTACTCTCCTGTAGATGGTAAACTAATTGGCAAAGTAAAAACGACCACTAAACAAGACTATGAAAAAGTAATTAATGCTGCCACAAAAGCATTTTTATATTTTAGAGAAATGCCAGCTCCTCAAAGAGGTGAAATTGTAAGGCAGTTTGGCAATAAACTTAGACAAAAAAAAGAAGCTTTAGGAAAATTAGTTTCCTATGAAATGGGAAAATCTTACCAAGAAGGATTGGGAGAGGTACAAGAAATGATAGACATTTGCGATTTTGCTGTAGGGTTATCAAGACAATTAAATGGTCAAACAATTCCTTCAGAAAGACCTGGCCATGTTATGAGAGAGCAATGGCATCCTGTAGGAATTGTAGGCATTATTTCTGCCTTTAATTTTCCGGTTGCTGTTTGGGCATGGAACACTGCTTTAGCATGGATTTGTGGTGATGTTTGTATTTGGAAAGGCTCTGAAAAAGCACCTTTGTGCACAGTTGCTTGTCAGCAAATTATTGCACAAGTTTTAAAAGAAAATAACTTACCTGAAGGAATTTCTTGTATTATTAACGGAGATTACAAAGTAGGTGAAATGATGACAGAAGATATCAGAATTCCTCTTATTTCTGCCACCGGATCTACCAAAATGGGAAGAATTGTAGGCGCAAAAGTTGCACAACGTTTTGGTAAATCTTTATTAGAGTTAGGAGGTAATAACGCCATTATTATTACACCAACAGCCGATTTAAAAGTAGTTGTTCCGGGAGCAGTATTTGGCGCCGTAGGAACTTGCGGACAACGCTGTACCTCAACCAGAAGGTTAATTATTCATGAATCTGTATATGATAAAGTAAAAGATGCAATTGTGGGTGCTTACCAACAAATTAAAATAGGAAACCCTTTAGATGAAAACAATCACGTTGGTCCGTTAATAGACAAAGATGCCGTAAACACCTATTTAAACGCCATAGAAAAGGCAAAAAAAGAAGGTGGAAATGTATTGGTTGAAGGTGGCGTTTTAAAAGGAAAAGGATACGAGTCTGGTTGTTATGTAAAACCAGCAATTATTGAAGCCGAAAATCATTTTGAAATTGTACAACACGAAACTTTTGCACCTATTTTATACTTGATGAAATATACGGGAAGTATAGAAAATGCAATTGAAAAGCAAAATGGTGTTGCGCAAGGTTTGTCATCTGCAATAATGACGAATGAAATGAAAGAAGCTGAAAAATTCTTGTCATATGCTGGTTCAGATTGTGGTATTGCCAATGTAAATATTGGAACTTCTGGTGCAGAAATTGGTGGCGCTTTTGGTGGTGAAAAAGAAACTGGTGGCGGACGAGAATCTGGCTCTGATGCTTGGAAAGTGTATATGAGAAGGCAAACAAACACCATAAATTATTCAGATGAATTGCCTTTGGCACAAGGTATTAAATTTAACTTGTAA
- the atpG gene encoding ATP synthase F1 subunit gamma, which yields MANLKEIRNRITSIKSTMQITSAMKMVSAAKLKKAQDAITAMRPYSSKLTELLQNLSATLDSDVGGTFSTQRDVSKVLLVVVTSNRGLCGGFNSSITKETIKVIGQKYANTSVDILSIGKKGGDLLSKEYNVVSKNNDIYDDLTFDNVAVIAEDLMRKYEEGTYDKIEIIYNQFKNAATQIPQVEQYLPIKPIETSEVSTVNSDYIFEPSKEEIILDLIPKSLKMQLYKALRDSFASEHGARMTAMHKATDNATELRDELLLTYNKARQAAITNEILEIVGGAEALNN from the coding sequence ATGGCAAATTTAAAGGAAATACGTAATAGAATAACCTCTATAAAATCGACAATGCAGATTACATCTGCCATGAAAATGGTGTCTGCTGCAAAGTTGAAAAAAGCGCAAGATGCAATTACGGCTATGAGACCGTATTCGTCTAAGCTTACAGAATTATTACAAAATTTAAGCGCTACCTTAGATAGTGATGTGGGCGGGACTTTTTCTACCCAAAGAGATGTATCTAAAGTATTGTTAGTTGTAGTAACTTCAAATAGAGGATTATGTGGGGGTTTTAACTCTTCAATTACAAAAGAAACCATTAAAGTAATAGGTCAAAAATATGCCAATACATCTGTAGATATTTTATCTATTGGAAAAAAAGGTGGAGATCTTCTATCAAAAGAGTATAATGTTGTTTCAAAAAATAACGACATTTATGATGATTTAACTTTTGATAATGTAGCTGTAATTGCAGAAGATTTAATGAGAAAGTATGAAGAGGGAACGTATGATAAAATTGAAATTATCTACAATCAATTTAAAAATGCTGCCACTCAAATTCCGCAAGTAGAACAGTATTTGCCAATAAAGCCAATCGAAACTTCTGAAGTAAGTACCGTAAATTCAGATTACATTTTTGAGCCATCTAAAGAAGAAATTATTTTAGATTTAATTCCTAAGTCTTTAAAAATGCAACTTTATAAAGCGTTAAGAGATAGTTTTGCTTCTGAACATGGTGCTCGTATGACTGCAATGCATAAAGCCACAGATAACGCAACAGAATTAAGAGATGAGTTGTTATTAACGTATAACAAAGCACGTCAGGCTGCAATTACAAACGAAATTTTAGAAATTGTTGGTGGTGCGGAGGCATTGAACAATTAA